One segment of Dermochelys coriacea isolate rDerCor1 chromosome 5, rDerCor1.pri.v4, whole genome shotgun sequence DNA contains the following:
- the EMB gene encoding embigin isoform X1 yields the protein MRGCGAGSVRLQLLLSLAALWLSDANEPGTAMTTRDINQQTRESISDYTVKEHDLSTPGSHLTTQDFNQQTEETVSNLTSAVYSISIDGFSSAPEEKNVILYSPANIVLSCNLTSPSTDSAIVEVAWKKDNETVKSSSVTLNETKYVWSTQYTLKIRDRNQMGNYTCVFKRDREVKATFHLQVPQIEGKEHDVVSYVGDSVTLVCKSIKYIPINWIWYTSNGSDQVAINDSLMPDKYIVDEKYANITKLKILKISEKDDSSYWCQAVFKLGESKGKVSLKVLTYMTPLKPFLAIAAEVIILVAIIFLYEMYSKKKQKHAEDEKEFEQIEQLKSEDSNGVENSTTRHRKV from the exons GTACAGCTATGACAACACGAGATATCAATCAGCAAACTCGAGAGAGCATTTCAGATTATACCGTAAAGGAACATGATTTATCTACCCCTG gTTCACATCTAACCACACAAGATTTTAATCAGCAGACTGAGGAGACTGTATCTAATCTCACATCAGCGGTGTATAGCATATCCATAGATG GGTTTTCCAGTGctccagaggaaaaaaatgtcaTATTATACAGTCCAGCTAACATTGTACTCTCGTGTAACTTGACTAGCCCATCCACTGATTCAGCAATTGTTGAAGTGGCGTGGAAGAAGGATAATGAAACAGTCAAAAGTAGCAGTGTCACCCTTAATGAAACCAAATATGTCTGGAGTACTCAATATAC gTTGAAGATCAGAGATAGAAACCAAATGGGAAATTAcacttgtgtttttaaaagggaCCGAGAAGTTAAAGCCACATTTCATTTACAAG TACCTCAGATTGAAGGAAAAGAACATGATGTAGTCAGTTATGTAGGAGATTCTGTTACCCTGGTATGTAAAAGTATCAAATATATTCCCATCAACTGGATCTGGTACACGAGTAATggaagtgatcag GTTGCTATTAATGATTCTTTGATGCCAGATAAGTATATAGTCGATGAAAAATATGCCAACATAACAAAACTCAAGATTCTGAAGATCTCAGAGAAAGATGATAGCTCATACTGGTGCCAAGCTGTATTTAAACTAGGAGAGAGCAAAGGAAAAGTATCCCTTAAAGTTCTCACCTATATGACACCACTCAAACCATTTCTTGCAATAGCTGCTGAAGTTATTATTTTAGTAGCTATTATTTTCCTGTATGAGATGTACTCCAAAAAGAAACAGAAGCATGCAG AAGAtgaaaaagaatttgaacaaatTGAGCAACT taaATCAGAAGATAGCAATGGTGTAGAAAATAGCACTACCAGGCACCGAAAAGTTTAA
- the EMB gene encoding embigin isoform X2, producing the protein MRGCGAGSVRLQLLLSLAALWLSDANEPGSHLTTQDFNQQTEETVSNLTSAVYSISIDGFSSAPEEKNVILYSPANIVLSCNLTSPSTDSAIVEVAWKKDNETVKSSSVTLNETKYVWSTQYTLKIRDRNQMGNYTCVFKRDREVKATFHLQVPQIEGKEHDVVSYVGDSVTLVCKSIKYIPINWIWYTSNGSDQVAINDSLMPDKYIVDEKYANITKLKILKISEKDDSSYWCQAVFKLGESKGKVSLKVLTYMTPLKPFLAIAAEVIILVAIIFLYEMYSKKKQKHAEDEKEFEQIEQLKSEDSNGVENSTTRHRKV; encoded by the exons gTTCACATCTAACCACACAAGATTTTAATCAGCAGACTGAGGAGACTGTATCTAATCTCACATCAGCGGTGTATAGCATATCCATAGATG GGTTTTCCAGTGctccagaggaaaaaaatgtcaTATTATACAGTCCAGCTAACATTGTACTCTCGTGTAACTTGACTAGCCCATCCACTGATTCAGCAATTGTTGAAGTGGCGTGGAAGAAGGATAATGAAACAGTCAAAAGTAGCAGTGTCACCCTTAATGAAACCAAATATGTCTGGAGTACTCAATATAC gTTGAAGATCAGAGATAGAAACCAAATGGGAAATTAcacttgtgtttttaaaagggaCCGAGAAGTTAAAGCCACATTTCATTTACAAG TACCTCAGATTGAAGGAAAAGAACATGATGTAGTCAGTTATGTAGGAGATTCTGTTACCCTGGTATGTAAAAGTATCAAATATATTCCCATCAACTGGATCTGGTACACGAGTAATggaagtgatcag GTTGCTATTAATGATTCTTTGATGCCAGATAAGTATATAGTCGATGAAAAATATGCCAACATAACAAAACTCAAGATTCTGAAGATCTCAGAGAAAGATGATAGCTCATACTGGTGCCAAGCTGTATTTAAACTAGGAGAGAGCAAAGGAAAAGTATCCCTTAAAGTTCTCACCTATATGACACCACTCAAACCATTTCTTGCAATAGCTGCTGAAGTTATTATTTTAGTAGCTATTATTTTCCTGTATGAGATGTACTCCAAAAAGAAACAGAAGCATGCAG AAGAtgaaaaagaatttgaacaaatTGAGCAACT taaATCAGAAGATAGCAATGGTGTAGAAAATAGCACTACCAGGCACCGAAAAGTTTAA